CTTTTACGTTGTCTATACTCCAGTATAATCAAAATTATTACCAAAATGTTATATCATGGTAATGGTGTATATAATATTTTTCTCATGTACGTTATAGAgtctttaatacatttaaaaaatgcctatttttgatAATTTAGTACAAAAAATAAGGTTACACTTTTTTATCCAGACAGCGTGCAAAAACTGGGTTCACGTTTCCTTGAATGGACATGTTTgcacaaaattattttgaaatgcaGTGATTTTCCTTGTAAACACACATAGTCTAGAATGTAAATGTGAACCATTAGAAAGAAAACGCATGTGTAATGCATTTATAAGTATATTTGATCCATGCATTACATTTAGGccttaaagtgacagtacacCAAATAAATTCCATGTCTGCAAAACTAAAATTGTTTATGAAAACTGATTACTAATCGAGAATCAAAATTATTCCAACCATTCCTTACATCCTTATTTAGctatacatcatttaaaggtgcaggcTGGGAGTTTTGGTGGCATCAGTCCAGAGGTCACCCATCTTTTTCGAAATGCATAGTAAAGCCATGGTCAGGACAAACACGTCGTCTGAGGCAATGTAGTGATGAAACGCGCGCTATAGAACAGTATGTCCGTTtggggctactgtagaaacatgacggcgacttccatgtaaataAACGtctcattttaaaacttttaactaGATCGCGCTCCGgtgatgacatcatcataaAGACTCTTCATCATAACATCAATACCCAATTTTGAGCAGATATCAAGATGAATTAAGACAATTTAATATCTGCAGAAACCCTTTAGGTTGGGAGCTAATATTTATCAAATCCTGGCGTAGGATCAACGTTAAATTTTGACGTCGGATAACATTTCTGATACGCATTTACCATAAAGACAGGCAAATAGACAAATACTcaaaatttaaatgaaacaaaataaatatattaaagtataaataaacactcCCAAGCTTAACAACAATGACAGTAACAAACATGTAACataaacaataatgtaataaatcaATACATAACTTACAAACTGATAACTGGAGTGCAGCATATTCATGTTATTATCAAAAAGCAtcttattttaaggtaataaaaacatatctgtttaatatttagggtctttatacaccactgaaaatatagttatgtataatatatttcATATCTGTTAATAGATCTTCCTAAattttacacattgcacctttaatggatGATGTCTTTTCATGTCACATGTATTTCTTCTGTTTAGGCAGCATACAGGGGAAACACTGTGGGTCTTCCTCGCTTCTGCTCTGCTAATAACGTTGAGAAGATTGACAAAAAGTTGCTGCTTAAGTACCTACAGAGCTATTACTGCCCGGAGCGCATGGTGCTGGCGGGGGTCGGGATCGAACATGAACAGCTTGTTCAGTGCGCCAGGAAGTATCTGCTTAATGTTAAACCAGTATGGGGTGCGAGCACACCTGCCAACGTCGACTTGTCTGTAGCGCAGTACACTGGAGGCATCGTTAAGGTGGGACGCTGATAAATGTTGTGTGCTGCTTGAAGATTCCAGCATGTCTTAAGTTAAACTTTTTGTCTCAGATGGTTAAGGACATGTCTGATGTCAGCCTGGGCCCTACGCCAATTCCTGAACTAACACACATTATGATTGGCTTGGAGAGCTGCTCTTACTTGGTCAGTAACAATTTTATTTTGGTTATAATTCAGTTGATTTTGAAGAGTAGTCTAGAATTGTTGATTTGATATGTGGCCTGCTTGTTTTTTGCGACCAATAGGAGGACGACTTTATTCCCTTTGCCGTCCTCAATATGATGATGGGCGGAGGTGGGTCTTTTTCCGCCGGAGGTCCAGGAAAAGGCATGTTCACCCGTCTCTACCTTAATGTGCTCAACAGGTGTGACATCATCGCTTCTTGTATATTACaggatattttttttttatagattttgCTTGGAAATTtaggaatttttttattttttgtaggcATCATTGGATGTACAATGCTACTTCCTACCACCACAGCTATGAAGATAGCGGTTTGCTTTGTATCCATGCAAGTGCAGACCCCCGACAGGTACTGTATTATATTTCTGtagtatataaaaacaaataaatacctGTATTTATGCTAGACTGTTTTTTTTAGGTGAGAGAAATGGTGGAGATCATTACTCGAGAGTTTATTCAGATGAGCGGAACGGCAGGAGAGGTAAGTCCGCATTTGCttttgtttgtaatttgttgttGAGATGCGACCTTCAGAAAGTTTCTCCTCATGTGTAGATGGAGCTGGAGAGAGCCAAGACGCAACTGAAATCAATGCTCATGATGAACTTAGAATCACGGCCGGTCATCTTCGAAGACGTAGGTCGGCAAGTACTTGCAACGGGGAAAAGAAAACTGCCTAGCGAGCTTTGTGACCTCATCAgtaatgtgaccctgcctgtgcaATCTAGGCTGAAGTctcattttaatctttgacatgacttcacacaagtcaatattaaagatgtcATGCATTCttaatgggtgattctcacaaagtCCAGATTTAGAAgatgtccagcatcagaatttttaaaaagcccttaaagccaattttttttgcacaaaaaagatttaaggtctgaacttactataaccattatttttagaggagaaataatttaattttttagattatcattatcaaaaattatcattaccgcaacgtgatattacattaaaggtgcagtgtgtaaattttagcggcatctagtggtgaggttgcgaattgcaaccaatggcttagtccactgctcacccctttgCTTTTGAAagacatagagaagctacggtagccaccaccagacaaacatattatcgtcggagacaacttagtaaaaaaaatgtgtccgttaagggcttctgtagaaaacaggcggcacaaaatggcgacttccatgtaaggggaccccggtgtatgtagataaaaaaggtctcgttctaaggtaataaacacataacggttcattatgaaaggtctttatacacccctgataatatagttttgcatattattttccatttctgtcaagagatccttctaaaaattacacactgcacctttcgGTAATactcatgttttggtaatgagaactaaaaagttgtctaggtactatgacaaacaaaatttcaatttttatctggaaagaaaaaataagaaatacttacctggtagccatcttgagtgtcacagtcaattatgtcccttccaacaatttcttttttaaattttaattccttgagggcttaaacaatgattgaaaattgttgcggaggatgagtaaatttttcttggacacatttatattccttattattgtctctacatttaccaatgatcaccaaataaaTACCatatgtttctttactgtaaatgtttatagtataacatgcactgaagctttttattttttagattttttaattataaatattttcatgtcaaagaacccaaatccagtcatggacacgttgcggtaatgaaaagtttccccttaaatgtgtaaaaacaacaaaattgattTGTATGATATCAtgcatgtgcaaaatagtacatgaagagatgtttgtaactgtatgttttttattttgatagcatttacttttttttatcaaaatgtttcacgacacctcataagtctaatttcgcgagaatcaccctaaTGTCTTTGCTAACTCTAAAGGGTAAAATTTACCCAAAATCTCTTTGTTTGTAGGTAATGTTACAGCCAATGACATCAAGAGAGTCACAACGAAAATGCTGCGCAGTAAACCTGCAGTTGCTGCGTTGGGAGATCTGACAGAGTTTCCTTCCTATGAGGACATCCAGGCAGCTCTTTCTAGTAAAGATGGACGTCTTCCTCGCATATTCCGCTTGTTTCGATAATGGACCTTGTTGAACTGACACCACCTACAGGCAAATATAAGCAGGACTGACCCcacaaatagttttttttttggatgagAATTTAGGTCCAGTGGTAAGGACTATGGTTACAGCTGTATTATGACTTATATGCCCATTTCTAGCAAAATAACGTTCACATTTCTGCATTAATGAACATGAACCAACATTACATAGCATATTTCCCAAAATATGGACTAATGCTATTAAATTCACTGTGTTAAGCAGAGCAAATGTTTGCTATTTACCATAGTAGTAAGTAAAAGCCTTCGATCATTGAACTGTATGGTGGGACTTACTATGTATGTAATGGGATAAAGCTGCCAACCTCCAGTACCTCATGGTGTCTTCTTACTACGTCATGTATGTCAGAATATCCCTTTTGTTAGATCTATCCTTTGTCATGAGAGCCCTATATTTATTCCCTTGCACTTTTCCAGAAGTTGACTGTTTTAGTTAATGCTTTGCCATTTTTTTTCTACTGAGAATATCGATCACGTGACATTTATGAGCTTAAACAACCATTTTGCCCTGAAATAATAAATGTACGGTCCTTACTTGCCAGGGTCTTTCAGATTTAAACACAGTATTTTTGTCTCTGTGAATGTGTAATTgtcatatacattttaaatgttcaaTAACAGGCTCCTGGCTTTGTGTTTAAGATGATCATATTTTTTACTGTCATAAGTAGAAATAACAACTTCAGTACaagtcagatttttttgttactTAATGTAAACATATATATGTACATGCTAGTGAGCAAGATCGCAGGCACTTTAGTACAGAAACAACTGAACCATTCGTAGATGCATCGCTCTGTGTTCCACCGTTATCGAGATCCATGCACATGTAAATACCACTGTAGTGCTAATATGGTAATATATCTCATCTGACATCAAGCGAGCACAAGTACATTGGGTAAGTTAAGGCAATAACCTCAAGTATGATCCGTACCTGCTTTCAAATTATATAATTCCAGCTACATTGGgtctagggatgcataacgattaattgcgattaatctatagcaaaataaaa
The sequence above is drawn from the Misgurnus anguillicaudatus chromosome 22, ASM2758022v2, whole genome shotgun sequence genome and encodes:
- the pmpca gene encoding mitochondrial-processing peptidase subunit alpha produces the protein MAAHMSRLKCWSRVQRYGIAVCRQYSSGSPYPNVSLSTPLTGIPKPVFASVDGHETYETKITTLENGLKVASQNKFGQFCTVGILVNSGSRHEAKYPSGIAHFLEKLAFSSTAQFGSKDEILLTLEKHGGICDCQTSRDTTMYAVSAEVKGLDTVVNLLADAVLQPRLLDEEVEMARMAVRFELEDLNMRPDPEPLLTEMIHAAAYRGNTVGLPRFCSANNVEKIDKKLLLKYLQSYYCPERMVLAGVGIEHEQLVQCARKYLLNVKPVWGASTPANVDLSVAQYTGGIVKMVKDMSDVSLGPTPIPELTHIMIGLESCSYLEDDFIPFAVLNMMMGGGGSFSAGGPGKGMFTRLYLNVLNRHHWMYNATSYHHSYEDSGLLCIHASADPRQVREMVEIITREFIQMSGTAGEMELERAKTQLKSMLMMNLESRPVIFEDVGRQVLATGKRKLPSELCDLISNVTANDIKRVTTKMLRSKPAVAALGDLTEFPSYEDIQAALSSKDGRLPRIFRLFR